A genomic stretch from Bradyrhizobium quebecense includes:
- a CDS encoding zinc-binding dehydrogenase has product MSDGKSGLQLRSLLKKDGELELSLVNVPTPEPGPDEVVVRVEATPINPSDLGLLIGPANMAAAKVTGSKELPVVTARVPEAALPGLAARLDESMPVGNEGAGVVIRTGSSDAAKALMGRTVAMIGGAMYAQYRTLRVNECLPLPDGTTPAEGASCFVNPLTALGMTETMRREGHKALVHTAAASNLGQMLNRICLKDGIGLVNIVRNKEQADILHKIGAKHVVDSSAPDFMDKLTGALVETGATIAFDAIGGGKLAGQILVAMETAINKTAKVYSRYGSNVHKQVYVYGSLDTREIELPRGFGMAWGIGGWLLFPFLMKIGPEAGNKLRQRVVAELKTTFASHYTKVVSLQETLQLDNIAVYGKRATGEKFLINPNKGA; this is encoded by the coding sequence ATGAGTGACGGCAAGAGCGGTCTGCAGCTGCGTTCGCTGCTCAAGAAGGATGGCGAACTGGAATTGTCGCTGGTCAATGTCCCGACCCCCGAGCCCGGTCCCGACGAGGTCGTGGTCCGGGTCGAGGCGACCCCGATCAACCCATCCGACCTCGGGCTCCTGATCGGCCCGGCCAACATGGCGGCGGCAAAGGTCACCGGCAGCAAGGAATTGCCTGTGGTGACCGCGCGCGTGCCGGAAGCGGCATTGCCTGGCCTCGCCGCGCGGCTCGACGAGTCGATGCCGGTCGGCAATGAAGGCGCCGGTGTCGTGATCAGGACAGGCTCGTCGGACGCGGCGAAAGCGCTGATGGGCCGCACCGTCGCGATGATCGGCGGCGCGATGTATGCGCAATACCGCACGCTGCGGGTCAATGAATGCCTGCCGCTGCCCGACGGCACCACGCCGGCGGAAGGCGCGTCCTGCTTCGTCAATCCGCTGACCGCGCTCGGCATGACCGAGACGATGCGGCGCGAGGGGCACAAGGCGCTGGTGCACACGGCGGCGGCGTCGAACCTCGGCCAGATGCTGAACAGGATCTGCCTCAAGGACGGCATCGGCCTCGTCAACATCGTGCGCAACAAGGAGCAGGCCGACATCCTGCACAAGATCGGCGCCAAGCATGTCGTTGATTCCAGCGCGCCCGATTTCATGGACAAGCTCACCGGCGCGCTGGTCGAGACCGGCGCGACCATCGCCTTCGATGCGATCGGCGGCGGCAAGCTCGCGGGCCAGATCCTGGTCGCGATGGAGACCGCGATCAACAAGACTGCCAAGGTCTACAGCCGCTACGGCTCGAACGTGCACAAGCAGGTCTATGTCTATGGCAGCCTCGATACCCGCGAGATCGAGCTGCCGCGCGGCTTCGGCATGGCCTGGGGCATCGGCGGCTGGCTGCTGTTCCCGTTCCTGATGAAGATCGGTCCGGAGGCCGGCAACAAGCTGCGCCAGCGCGTGGTGGCCGAGTTGAAGACGACTTTCGCCAGCCACTACACCAAGGTGGTGTCGCTGCAGGAGACCCTGCAGCTTGACAACATCGCGGTCTACGGCAAGCGCGCGACCGGCGAGAAATTCCTGATCAACCCGAACAAGGGCGCGTAA
- the queF gene encoding preQ(1) synthase, with the protein MAKKSSKSTTSPGLQLGRAVEWPDAPEKARLDRVPNPQAGTDYLVRFTVPEFTSICPVTGQPDFAHLVIDYVPGRWLLESKSLKLFAASFRNHGAFHEDCTVMIGRRISDEIKPKWLRIGGYWYPRGGIPIDVFFQTGRLPKGLWVPDQGVATYRGRG; encoded by the coding sequence ATGGCGAAGAAATCCAGCAAATCAACGACCTCCCCCGGCCTGCAACTCGGCCGTGCGGTGGAATGGCCCGACGCGCCGGAAAAGGCGCGGCTCGACCGCGTGCCCAATCCGCAGGCTGGCACCGATTATCTGGTACGCTTCACCGTGCCTGAATTCACCTCGATCTGCCCGGTGACGGGCCAACCGGATTTCGCGCATCTGGTGATCGACTACGTGCCGGGCCGCTGGCTCTTGGAATCCAAATCGCTGAAGCTGTTCGCCGCGAGCTTCCGCAACCACGGCGCATTCCATGAGGATTGCACGGTCATGATCGGCCGGCGGATATCAGACGAGATCAAGCCGAAATGGCTGCGCATCGGCGGCTACTGGTATCCGCGCGGCGGCATTCCGATCGACGTGTTCTTCCAGACCGGCCGGCTGCCGAAGGGTCTCTGGGTTCCCGATCAGGGCGTCGCGACTTATCGCGGGCGCGGTTAA
- a CDS encoding D-alanine--D-alanine ligase family protein: MPERKIRVAILFGGRSAEHDVSRASAANVLRSLDPDRYDATAIGITRDGRWVVTDAGNGVGTGSGALTIPDQGPQLALLPGGQGRVVVLRGPAAGPAELPAFDVVFPVLHGPNGEDGTVQGALELSDVAYVGSRVMGSAAGMDKDIAKRLMREAGLPIVPFVVMSSAAPISYHDAVSALGSQEVFVKPANMGSSVGVSRVRTAEEFEAGCRLAFRFDTKILIERGVAPIREVECSVLEDAEGRVRASQLGEIVPSDKHGFYSYDAKYLDADGALLQVPANVPAAVAETIRELAIKTFRVLGCEGMARIDFFLHGEQAFVNEANTLPGFTNISMYPRLWEASGLPQSELMDVLIGHALERHKRSRKLAFERE, translated from the coding sequence ATGCCAGAGCGCAAGATCCGGGTCGCGATCCTGTTCGGTGGCCGTTCCGCCGAGCACGACGTTTCGCGGGCATCAGCCGCCAACGTACTTCGCTCACTCGACCCGGATCGCTATGACGCGACGGCGATCGGCATCACCCGCGATGGCCGCTGGGTGGTCACCGATGCGGGAAACGGCGTTGGCACGGGGAGCGGCGCGCTGACCATTCCCGACCAGGGACCGCAACTCGCTTTGCTGCCGGGCGGACAGGGCCGCGTCGTAGTGCTTCGGGGACCGGCGGCGGGACCAGCGGAATTGCCGGCGTTCGATGTCGTCTTCCCGGTCCTGCATGGCCCGAACGGCGAAGATGGCACGGTGCAGGGCGCGCTGGAATTGTCGGATGTCGCCTATGTCGGCTCGCGCGTGATGGGTTCGGCGGCCGGCATGGACAAGGACATCGCCAAGCGCCTGATGCGCGAAGCGGGCTTGCCGATCGTTCCCTTTGTCGTGATGTCGAGCGCCGCTCCCATCAGCTATCACGACGCGGTCAGCGCCCTCGGATCGCAGGAGGTCTTCGTCAAGCCCGCCAACATGGGATCATCGGTCGGCGTGTCGAGGGTGCGCACCGCGGAGGAGTTCGAGGCCGGCTGCAGATTGGCGTTTCGTTTCGACACCAAAATCCTGATCGAGCGCGGTGTCGCGCCGATCCGGGAGGTCGAGTGCTCCGTGCTCGAGGATGCCGAGGGCCGCGTCCGTGCCTCCCAGCTCGGCGAGATCGTTCCGTCCGACAAGCACGGCTTCTATTCCTACGACGCGAAGTATCTCGATGCTGACGGCGCGCTGCTGCAGGTGCCGGCCAACGTGCCGGCTGCCGTCGCCGAAACCATCAGGGAGCTCGCCATCAAGACATTCCGCGTGCTCGGCTGCGAGGGCATGGCGCGGATCGACTTCTTCCTGCACGGCGAGCAAGCCTTCGTGAACGAGGCGAACACCCTGCCCGGCTTCACCAACATCAGCATGTATCCGCGGCTGTGGGAGGCCAGCGGCCTGCCGCAATCCGAGCTGATGGATGTCCTGATCGGCCACGCCCTGGAGCGTCACAAACGCTCCAGGAAGCTGGCATTCGAGCGCGAGTAG
- the lpdA gene encoding dihydrolipoyl dehydrogenase, protein MADTSFDVIIIGSGPGGYVTAIRAAQLGFKTAIVEKSYLGGICLNWGCIPTKALLRSAEIYHYMQHAKDYGLSADNVSFDPKAVVQRSRGVSKRLNDGVGFLMKKNKVTVIWGDATIDAPGKITVKKSAVEAPKGASGEGTYQAKHIIVATGARPRVLPGLEPDKKLIWTYFEAMVPERMPKSLLVVGSGAIGIEFASFFHTMGSDVTVVEVLPQILPVEDAEIAGLARKRFEKMGIKIMSSTKVTKLEKKADSVVATIDDGKGQPQAKEFERVISAVGVVGNIENLGLEKLGVKTDRGCIVIDGLGKTNVPGIYAIGDVAGPPMLAHKAEHEGVICIEAIKGLHPHPMDKLLIPGCTYCNPQVASVGLTEAKAKEDGREVRVGRFPFVGNGKAIALGEDQGLVKVVFDKKTGQLLGAHMIGAEVTELIQGYVVAMNLETTEEELMHTVFPHPTLSEMMKEAVLDAYGRVLNI, encoded by the coding sequence ATGGCCGATACATCCTTTGACGTCATCATCATCGGCTCCGGCCCCGGCGGCTACGTGACCGCGATCCGCGCCGCGCAGCTCGGCTTCAAGACCGCGATCGTGGAGAAATCCTATCTCGGCGGCATCTGCCTGAACTGGGGCTGCATCCCGACCAAAGCGCTGCTGCGCTCCGCCGAGATCTATCACTACATGCAGCACGCCAAGGATTACGGGTTGTCGGCCGACAACGTCTCGTTCGATCCGAAGGCGGTGGTGCAGCGCTCGCGCGGGGTCTCGAAGCGCCTCAACGACGGCGTCGGCTTCCTGATGAAGAAGAACAAGGTCACGGTGATCTGGGGCGATGCCACGATCGATGCGCCCGGCAAGATCACGGTGAAGAAGTCGGCGGTCGAGGCGCCGAAGGGCGCCAGCGGCGAGGGCACCTACCAAGCCAAGCACATCATCGTCGCGACCGGCGCGCGGCCGCGCGTGCTGCCCGGGCTCGAGCCCGACAAGAAGCTGATCTGGACCTATTTCGAGGCGATGGTGCCGGAGCGGATGCCGAAATCGCTGCTGGTGGTCGGCTCCGGCGCGATCGGCATCGAGTTCGCCTCGTTCTTCCACACCATGGGCTCTGACGTCACCGTGGTCGAGGTGCTGCCGCAGATCCTGCCCGTCGAGGACGCCGAGATCGCGGGGCTGGCGCGCAAGCGGTTCGAGAAGATGGGCATCAAGATCATGTCCTCGACCAAGGTCACGAAGCTTGAGAAGAAGGCCGACAGCGTGGTCGCGACCATCGACGACGGCAAGGGCCAGCCGCAGGCCAAGGAGTTCGAGCGCGTGATCTCGGCGGTCGGCGTGGTCGGAAACATCGAGAATCTCGGGCTGGAGAAGCTCGGCGTCAAAACCGACCGCGGCTGCATCGTGATCGACGGTCTCGGCAAGACCAACGTCCCCGGCATCTACGCGATCGGCGACGTCGCGGGACCGCCGATGCTTGCGCACAAGGCCGAGCATGAGGGCGTGATCTGCATCGAGGCGATCAAGGGCCTGCATCCGCACCCGATGGACAAGCTGCTGATCCCGGGCTGCACCTACTGCAACCCGCAGGTCGCCTCCGTCGGCCTCACCGAAGCCAAGGCCAAGGAAGACGGCCGCGAGGTCCGCGTCGGCCGCTTCCCGTTCGTCGGTAACGGCAAGGCGATCGCGCTCGGCGAGGACCAGGGCCTCGTCAAGGTGGTGTTCGACAAGAAGACCGGCCAGCTGCTCGGCGCGCACATGATCGGCGCCGAGGTCACCGAGCTGATCCAGGGCTATGTCGTGGCGATGAATCTGGAGACCACGGAGGAGGAATTGATGCACACCGTGTTCCCGCATCCGACCCTGTCGGAAATGATGAAGGAAGCAGTACTCGACGCCTACGGGCGCGTGCTGAATATCTAG
- the eno gene encoding phosphopyruvate hydratase, which yields MTDIVDIIGREILDSRGNPTVEVDVVLEDGSIGRAAVPSGASTGAHEAVELRDGDKSRYLGKGVEKAVAAVNGEIFEALSDQAVEEQVAIDQIMIELDGTPNKSRLGANAILGVSLACAKAAAESFDMPLYRYVGGTSARTLPVPMMNIINGGVHADNPIDFQEFMILPVGATSFAEALRCGSEIFHTLRGELKKAGHNTNVGDEGGFAPNLPSADAALEFVMNAIGKAGYKAGDDVVLGLDCASTEFFKEGAYVYGGENKTRSRSEQVKYLADLVARYPIVTIEDGMSEDDMDGWKELTDAIGKKCQLVGDDLFVTNVTRLADGIKNGRGNSILVKVNQIGTLTETLAAIEMAYKAGYTAVMSHRSGETEDSTIADLAVATNCGQIKTGSLARSDRTAKYNQLLRIEQQLGTQAKYAGRAALKALA from the coding sequence ATGACTGACATCGTCGACATCATCGGCCGCGAAATCCTGGATAGCCGCGGCAACCCCACGGTCGAGGTCGATGTGGTGCTGGAGGATGGGTCAATCGGCCGTGCGGCGGTGCCGTCGGGCGCGTCCACCGGCGCCCATGAGGCAGTGGAACTGCGCGACGGCGACAAGTCGCGCTATCTTGGCAAGGGCGTGGAAAAGGCGGTTGCCGCCGTCAACGGCGAGATCTTCGAGGCGCTCAGCGACCAGGCCGTCGAGGAGCAGGTCGCGATCGACCAGATCATGATCGAGCTAGACGGCACACCGAACAAGAGCCGGTTAGGGGCCAACGCCATCCTCGGCGTGTCGCTGGCCTGCGCCAAGGCCGCCGCCGAATCCTTCGACATGCCGCTGTATCGTTACGTCGGCGGCACCTCGGCGCGGACGCTGCCGGTGCCGATGATGAACATCATCAATGGCGGCGTGCATGCCGACAACCCGATCGACTTCCAGGAATTCATGATCCTGCCGGTCGGCGCCACGTCGTTCGCCGAGGCGCTGCGTTGCGGTTCGGAAATCTTCCACACGCTGCGCGGCGAGCTGAAGAAGGCCGGCCACAACACCAATGTCGGCGACGAGGGCGGCTTCGCACCGAACCTGCCGTCGGCCGACGCCGCGCTTGAGTTCGTCATGAACGCGATCGGCAAGGCCGGCTACAAAGCGGGCGACGACGTCGTGCTCGGCCTCGACTGCGCCTCCACCGAATTCTTCAAGGAAGGCGCCTACGTCTATGGCGGCGAGAACAAGACCCGCTCGCGTTCGGAGCAGGTGAAGTATCTCGCCGATCTCGTCGCCCGCTATCCGATCGTCACCATCGAGGACGGCATGTCGGAAGACGACATGGACGGCTGGAAGGAGCTGACGGACGCGATCGGCAAGAAGTGCCAGCTGGTCGGCGACGATTTGTTCGTCACCAACGTCACGCGGCTTGCCGACGGCATCAAGAACGGTCGAGGCAATTCGATCCTGGTCAAGGTCAACCAGATCGGCACGCTGACCGAGACGCTTGCGGCGATCGAGATGGCCTACAAGGCCGGCTACACCGCCGTGATGTCGCATCGCTCCGGCGAGACCGAGGACTCCACGATCGCCGACCTCGCGGTCGCCACCAATTGCGGGCAGATCAAGACCGGCTCGCTGGCGCGCTCCGACCGCACCGCCAAGTACAACCAGCTGCTGCGCATCGAGCAGCAGCTCGGCACGCAGGCGAAATACGCAGGCAGGGCGGCCTTGAAGGCGCTGGCCTAG
- a CDS encoding pyruvate dehydrogenase complex E1 component subunit beta, translating into MPIQVLMPALSPTMEKGNLAKWLKKEGETIKSGDVIAEIETDKATMEVEATDEGTLGKILIPEGTADVAVNTPIATILADGESAADLAKAPAAPAPQPKAAEAPAAEAKAEAPQPSAKAPAAPVSEALPDPEIPAGTEMVTQTIREALRDAMAEEMRRDGDVFIMGEEVAEYQGAYKVTQGLLQEFGARRVIDTPITEHGFAGVGVGAAMAGLKPIVEFMTWNFAMQAIDQIINSAAKTLYMSGGQMGCSIVFRGPNGAAARVAAQHSQDYAAWYSQIPGLKVIAPYSAADYKGLLKAAIRDPNPVVFLENEMLYGHTGEVPKLPDFVVPIGKARIARAGKDVTIVSWAMGMSYALKAADELAKEGIEAEVIDLRTIRPMDTETIINSVKKTGRAVTVEEGWQQSGVGSEVAARIMEHAFDYLDAPVARVSGKDVPMPYAANLEKLALPSVAEVVAAAKAVSYR; encoded by the coding sequence ATGCCCATTCAAGTGCTCATGCCTGCGCTGTCGCCCACCATGGAGAAGGGCAACCTTGCCAAATGGCTGAAAAAGGAAGGCGAGACCATCAAGTCCGGTGACGTCATCGCCGAGATCGAGACCGACAAGGCGACGATGGAGGTCGAGGCGACGGACGAGGGCACGCTCGGCAAGATACTGATTCCGGAGGGCACCGCCGACGTTGCGGTGAACACGCCGATCGCCACCATTCTGGCCGACGGCGAAAGCGCCGCCGACCTTGCCAAGGCGCCTGCCGCACCGGCGCCGCAGCCGAAGGCCGCGGAGGCGCCCGCTGCAGAAGCCAAGGCGGAAGCGCCGCAGCCCTCGGCGAAGGCGCCGGCCGCGCCGGTCAGCGAAGCACTGCCCGATCCGGAAATTCCGGCGGGTACCGAGATGGTCACCCAGACCATTCGCGAGGCGCTGCGCGATGCGATGGCCGAGGAGATGCGGCGCGACGGCGACGTCTTCATCATGGGCGAAGAGGTCGCCGAGTATCAGGGTGCCTACAAGGTGACGCAGGGCCTGTTGCAGGAATTCGGCGCCCGGCGCGTGATCGACACGCCGATCACCGAGCACGGCTTTGCCGGCGTCGGCGTCGGCGCAGCGATGGCCGGGCTGAAGCCGATCGTCGAGTTCATGACCTGGAATTTCGCGATGCAGGCGATCGACCAGATCATCAACTCCGCCGCCAAGACGCTGTATATGTCCGGCGGCCAGATGGGATGCTCGATCGTGTTCCGCGGCCCGAACGGCGCCGCCGCGCGCGTCGCCGCCCAGCACAGCCAGGACTACGCCGCCTGGTACTCGCAGATCCCGGGCCTCAAGGTGATCGCGCCGTACTCGGCCGCCGACTACAAGGGCCTGCTCAAGGCCGCGATCCGCGATCCCAATCCGGTGGTCTTCCTCGAGAACGAGATGCTGTACGGCCACACCGGCGAGGTGCCGAAGCTGCCCGATTTCGTGGTGCCGATCGGCAAGGCGCGGATCGCGCGCGCCGGCAAGGACGTCACCATCGTCTCCTGGGCGATGGGCATGTCCTATGCGCTGAAGGCCGCCGATGAACTCGCCAAGGAAGGCATCGAGGCCGAGGTGATCGATCTTCGAACCATCCGTCCGATGGACACCGAGACCATCATCAATTCGGTGAAGAAGACCGGCCGTGCGGTCACGGTGGAGGAGGGCTGGCAGCAGAGCGGCGTCGGCTCCGAGGTCGCCGCCCGCATCATGGAGCATGCCTTCGACTATCTCGATGCGCCGGTCGCGCGCGTCTCGGGCAAGGACGTGCCGATGCCCTATGCCGCGAACCTCGAGAAGCTCGCTCTGCCCTCCGTCGCCGAGGTGGTCGCGGCCGCCAAGGCCGTGTCCTACCGGTAA
- a CDS encoding pyruvate dehydrogenase complex dihydrolipoamide acetyltransferase: MPINILMPALSPTMEKGNLAKWLKKEGDKVKSGDVIAEIETDKATMEVEAVDEGTIARILVPEGTQDVPVNDVIAVMAGDGEDVKAAASAGAGAAPAAKPAEAPKPAAQAAPAAAPAPAAALAPQPAAAPAAALQAAAPAAQANGHARVFSSPLARRLAKEAGIDLGRITGTGPHGRVIARDVDDAKSGKGLRAPAAAPAATGPSIAPSMSDKQILALFEPGSYEVVPHDGMRRTIAQRLTASVQNVPHFYLTIDCDIGKLLAAREEINAAAPKDKEKKPLYKISVNDFVIKAMAVALQKIPNCNVSWTEGGMLKHKHSDVGVAVAMPGGLITPIIRKAETKTLSTISNEMKDFAARARARKLKPEEYQGGTTAVSNLGMYGINHFTAVINPPHASILAVGTSEERPVVRGGKIEIAHMMSVTLSCDHRAIDGALGAELIGAFKQLIENPVMMMV, from the coding sequence ATGCCGATCAATATTCTCATGCCCGCGCTGTCGCCGACGATGGAAAAGGGCAACCTCGCCAAGTGGCTCAAGAAAGAGGGCGACAAGGTCAAGTCCGGCGACGTGATCGCGGAGATCGAGACCGACAAGGCGACAATGGAAGTCGAGGCGGTCGACGAAGGCACGATCGCCAGGATCCTGGTGCCCGAAGGCACCCAGGACGTGCCGGTCAACGACGTCATCGCCGTCATGGCCGGTGACGGCGAGGACGTGAAGGCGGCAGCCAGCGCCGGAGCGGGTGCTGCCCCGGCCGCCAAGCCCGCCGAGGCCCCGAAGCCTGCCGCACAGGCCGCGCCTGCCGCGGCTCCCGCACCGGCGGCTGCGCTCGCGCCGCAGCCGGCCGCAGCGCCCGCCGCTGCGCTGCAGGCTGCTGCACCGGCCGCGCAAGCCAATGGCCACGCCCGCGTGTTCTCCTCGCCGCTGGCGCGCCGGCTTGCGAAGGAAGCCGGCATCGATCTCGGCCGCATCACCGGCACCGGCCCGCACGGCCGCGTCATCGCGCGCGACGTCGACGACGCCAAGTCCGGCAAGGGCCTGAGGGCGCCGGCGGCTGCGCCGGCCGCCACAGGTCCCAGCATCGCACCGTCGATGTCCGACAAGCAGATCCTGGCGCTGTTCGAGCCGGGCTCCTACGAAGTCGTGCCGCATGACGGCATGCGCCGCACCATCGCGCAGCGTCTCACCGCCTCGGTGCAGAACGTCCCGCACTTCTATCTCACGATCGACTGCGACATCGGCAAGCTGCTCGCCGCGCGCGAGGAGATCAACGCCGCTGCGCCGAAGGACAAGGAGAAGAAGCCGCTCTACAAGATCTCGGTCAACGACTTCGTCATCAAGGCGATGGCGGTCGCGCTGCAGAAGATCCCGAACTGCAACGTCAGCTGGACCGAGGGCGGCATGCTCAAGCACAAGCATTCCGACGTCGGCGTCGCGGTGGCGATGCCGGGCGGCCTGATCACGCCGATCATCCGCAAGGCCGAGACCAAGACGCTGTCGACCATCTCCAACGAGATGAAGGATTTTGCCGCGCGCGCCCGCGCACGCAAGCTGAAGCCGGAAGAATACCAGGGCGGCACCACCGCGGTGTCGAACCTCGGCATGTACGGCATCAACCACTTCACCGCCGTGATCAACCCGCCGCACGCCTCGATCCTCGCGGTCGGCACCTCGGAGGAACGTCCGGTGGTGCGCGGCGGCAAGATCGAGATCGCGCACATGATGAGCGTGACGCTGTCGTGCGATCACCGCGCGATCGACGGCGCGCTCGGCGCCGAGCTGATCGGCGCTTTCAAGCAGCTGATCGAAAACCCCGTGATGATGATGGTGTGA
- a CDS encoding threonine synthase, translating into MKDNDNLTIERPTFVTHLECAMEGDHYAADQVHNLSKAGKPLLVRYDLAGVKKALTKDALAERPADLWRYRELLPVRKCKDIVSLGEVTTPLIRLPKLSARLGGGEIIVKDEGRLPTGSFKARGLVMAVSMGKALGIKHMAMPTNGNAGAALAAYATSCGIKTTIFCPADTPEVNVSEIELQGATVYRVNGYIDDCGKIVGEGKAKVGWFDTSTLKEPYRIEGKKTMGLELAEQLGWDVPDVIFYPTGGGTGLIGMWKAFDELEKIGFIGSKRPRMVAVQASGCAPMVRAYEAGTEHAARWEDAHTIASGIRVPQAIGDFLILRAVRESKGFAIAVDDDKITAALNEVAREEGLLLCPEGAATYAAYKQSLADGRVTKADRVMLFNCASGLKYPLPPVTRALDRHKPIDFSQF; encoded by the coding sequence GTGAAAGACAACGACAACCTCACCATCGAACGCCCGACCTTCGTGACCCACCTCGAATGCGCGATGGAGGGCGATCATTATGCGGCCGATCAGGTGCACAACCTCTCGAAGGCCGGCAAGCCGCTCTTGGTGCGCTACGATCTCGCCGGGGTGAAGAAGGCGCTCACGAAAGACGCGCTGGCCGAGCGCCCCGCCGACCTGTGGCGCTACCGCGAACTGTTGCCGGTGCGCAAATGCAAGGACATCGTCAGCCTCGGCGAGGTCACGACGCCGCTGATCCGGCTGCCGAAGCTTTCCGCAAGGCTTGGCGGCGGCGAGATCATCGTCAAGGACGAGGGGCGGCTGCCGACCGGCTCGTTCAAGGCGCGCGGCCTCGTCATGGCGGTCTCGATGGGCAAGGCGCTCGGCATCAAGCACATGGCGATGCCGACCAACGGCAACGCCGGCGCGGCGCTCGCGGCCTACGCGACCTCCTGTGGGATCAAGACCACGATCTTCTGTCCGGCGGATACGCCGGAGGTGAATGTCAGCGAGATCGAGTTGCAGGGCGCGACCGTCTATCGCGTCAACGGCTACATCGACGACTGCGGCAAGATCGTCGGCGAAGGAAAAGCAAAAGTCGGCTGGTTCGATACATCGACCCTGAAGGAGCCGTACCGGATCGAGGGCAAGAAGACGATGGGCCTTGAGCTCGCCGAGCAGCTCGGCTGGGACGTGCCCGATGTGATCTTCTATCCGACCGGTGGCGGCACCGGCCTGATCGGCATGTGGAAGGCGTTCGACGAGCTCGAGAAGATCGGTTTCATCGGTTCGAAACGCCCGCGGATGGTCGCGGTGCAGGCCTCCGGCTGTGCGCCGATGGTGCGCGCCTATGAGGCCGGCACCGAACATGCGGCGCGCTGGGAGGACGCTCACACCATCGCCTCCGGCATCCGCGTGCCGCAGGCGATCGGCGACTTTCTCATCCTGCGCGCGGTGCGCGAGAGCAAGGGATTTGCGATCGCGGTCGACGACGACAAGATCACCGCCGCCCTCAACGAGGTCGCGCGCGAGGAGGGACTGCTGCTGTGCCCCGAGGGGGCAGCGACCTATGCCGCCTACAAGCAGAGCCTTGCCGACGGCCGCGTCACCAAGGCCGACCGCGTGATGCTGTTCAATTGCGCCAGCGGCCTGAAATACCCGCTGCCGCCGGTGACCCGCGCGCTCGACAGGCACAAGCCGATCGACTTCTCGCAGTTCTGA
- a CDS encoding NADPH-dependent FMN reductase, which translates to MAYNIVTIVGSIRKQSFSLKIAKALAKLAPASLNLDVTTLEGISFFNQDLEAAPPADWLAFREKLQKSNGVLFVTPEYNRSIPGVLKNAIDVASRPYGKSSFIGKPVGIVSNSPGPLGGVSAAKHLQNILPGISGPILGQPETYLNGVGDAFDDKGELTKEALKTVLQQYLDAFAAFVAKQNG; encoded by the coding sequence ATGGCCTACAACATCGTCACGATCGTCGGCAGTATCCGCAAGCAGAGCTTCTCGCTCAAGATCGCCAAAGCGCTGGCCAAGCTCGCGCCGGCCTCGCTGAATCTCGATGTGACGACCCTCGAGGGCATTTCCTTCTTCAACCAGGACCTCGAGGCGGCGCCGCCGGCGGACTGGCTGGCCTTTCGCGAGAAGTTGCAGAAGTCGAACGGCGTGCTGTTCGTGACGCCCGAATACAACCGCTCGATCCCGGGCGTGCTGAAGAACGCGATCGACGTCGCCTCGCGGCCCTATGGCAAGAGTTCATTCATCGGCAAGCCGGTCGGGATCGTCTCCAACTCGCCGGGCCCGCTCGGCGGGGTCAGCGCGGCGAAGCACCTGCAGAACATCCTGCCGGGCATTTCCGGCCCGATCCTCGGTCAGCCGGAGACCTATCTGAACGGCGTCGGCGACGCCTTCGACGACAAGGGCGAACTGACCAAGGAAGCGCTCAAGACGGTGTTGCAGCAGTACCTTGACGCTTTCGCCGCCTTCGTCGCGAAGCAGAACGGCTGA
- a CDS encoding FtsB family cell division protein, with translation MVSRTRLKSILTGLALYTLAALMVGYFGVNAYTGKYGLNARQELDQEIIALTSELARLKKERAEGEQRVSLLRSDRVDPDMLDERARFQLDYANPRDLVRVNKAN, from the coding sequence ATGGTTTCCCGCACACGCCTCAAATCGATTCTGACCGGGCTCGCCCTCTACACGCTGGCGGCGCTGATGGTCGGGTATTTCGGCGTCAACGCCTACACCGGCAAATACGGCCTGAACGCGCGGCAGGAACTCGACCAGGAAATCATCGCGCTGACCTCGGAGCTGGCGCGGCTGAAGAAGGAACGGGCCGAAGGCGAGCAGCGCGTGTCGCTGTTGCGGTCGGACCGGGTCGATCCCGACATGCTGGACGAGCGCGCGCGCTTCCAGCTCGACTACGCCAATCCGCGCGATCTCGTTCGGGTCAACAAGGCGAATTGA
- a CDS encoding DUF5076 domain-containing protein yields MAGPKEQPLPPDVMGRDDAVEVLRAFVVDGGLSIAFQRAFEEPDMWGLMLVDIARHAARAYSRESEYTEDEALARIVEMFEAEIARPTDMGQTKPRSQQGH; encoded by the coding sequence ATGGCCGGTCCGAAGGAGCAGCCGCTGCCGCCCGACGTGATGGGCCGCGACGACGCCGTCGAGGTGCTGCGCGCCTTCGTCGTCGACGGCGGCCTGTCGATCGCGTTCCAGCGCGCCTTCGAGGAGCCGGACATGTGGGGGCTGATGCTCGTGGACATCGCCCGCCACGCTGCGCGCGCCTATTCGCGCGAGAGCGAATACACCGAAGACGAGGCGCTCGCGCGCATCGTCGAGATGTTCGAAGCCGAAATCGCCCGGCCGACCGACATGGGCCAAACCAAACCGCGGTCGCAACAAGGTCACTGA